In Lactococcus paracarnosus, a genomic segment contains:
- a CDS encoding ABC transporter ATP-binding protein, which produces MNAIELKNVTKYFKDGDDKIEALKPTNFSVKKGEFVAIIGPSGSGKSTLLTIAGGLQAPSEGEVLVNGNSFSGKKEKARAKLRFEEIGFILQASNLVPFLTVKKQLQLVDKVTKNKTPKTGTDLLSQLGVASLINKYPDELSGGERQRVAIVRALYNDPTIILADEPTASLDTDKAFEVVKILAKETKEKNKATIMVTHDLRLVDYCDKVYYMEDGILSEKTAD; this is translated from the coding sequence ATGAATGCAATTGAACTAAAAAACGTCACTAAATATTTTAAAGATGGTGACGATAAAATAGAAGCCCTAAAACCAACGAATTTTTCTGTAAAAAAAGGGGAATTTGTTGCTATCATCGGACCCTCAGGATCAGGAAAAAGTACACTATTAACGATAGCCGGTGGCTTGCAAGCTCCTTCTGAAGGTGAAGTGCTAGTAAACGGTAACAGCTTTAGTGGTAAAAAAGAAAAAGCGCGTGCTAAACTACGCTTTGAAGAGATTGGTTTTATCTTACAAGCCTCAAATCTAGTGCCATTTTTAACAGTTAAAAAGCAACTACAGCTTGTTGATAAAGTCACTAAAAATAAAACACCAAAAACCGGCACTGATTTATTATCGCAGTTAGGCGTTGCCAGTCTTATTAACAAATATCCTGATGAATTATCAGGCGGTGAAAGACAACGTGTCGCCATCGTACGTGCGCTCTATAATGATCCGACGATTATCTTAGCGGATGAACCAACTGCAAGTTTAGATACGGATAAAGCATTTGAAGTCGTTAAGATTCTTGCTAAAGAGACAAAAGAAAAAAACAAAGCAACCATTATGGTTACCCATGATTTACGTTTAGTTGACTATTGTGATAAAGTGTATTATATGGAAGATGGTATATTAAGCGAAAAGACAGCTGATTAA
- the recQ gene encoding DNA helicase RecQ → MTRTIELLKSVYGYDKFREGQEAIIDSVLSGNRTLGIMPTGGGKSLTYQIPAMLLPGCTMVISPLISLMKNQVDELVAAGVSATMINSSLDFEEIKARTYDIRRGVYKIFFVAPERLEDAYFYQFIQSLDLSLVVIDEVHVLSQWGHDFRPSYLRAVGLIAGLANHPNVMALTATATEKVQADLVKILAIDKTVKTGFARGNLAIKIEKGLSSGDKLKFVVAYVKNHPDDVGIIYAGTRKKVDELAALLAKSGIVSGRYHAGMSDVEREAAQNGFLYDEFQVIIATNAFGMGINKTNVRYVIHLGMPGSIEAYYQEIGRAGRDGLPSETILLYSARDIQLQRFFIDNAENQDPSYRHRELAKLQEMTAFSATEACLQRYIIQYFGEEMAPCGTCSTCTDTRELTDMTVAAQKVLSNIVRMSQLREGHYSRTQVVSVLRGKLAEKMRWTGFDTLSTYGLMSDWSVKKLNHFVDYLVADGYLLVAGEYNGLSMSEKGVQVLKSEQQVMMREIKVAEAIQKSVASKREVGGKLFELLRKQRAAFAKTLSLPPFMIFSDQVLMNLAEAEPTSLSQMLTVSGIGEKKAAQFGQAFLTVIKEFSETS, encoded by the coding sequence ATGACTAGGACAATAGAACTATTAAAATCAGTATATGGCTATGACAAATTTCGGGAAGGCCAGGAAGCAATCATTGACAGTGTGCTGTCAGGTAATAGAACCCTGGGAATCATGCCAACTGGGGGCGGAAAATCTCTAACTTATCAAATACCTGCTATGCTATTACCTGGTTGCACCATGGTGATATCACCTCTTATTTCCTTGATGAAAAATCAGGTGGATGAGTTAGTTGCGGCAGGGGTATCTGCAACGATGATTAATAGCTCGCTCGATTTTGAGGAGATTAAGGCAAGAACCTACGATATCCGACGAGGTGTCTATAAGATATTTTTTGTGGCACCGGAACGCTTAGAAGATGCCTATTTTTATCAATTCATTCAAAGTCTAGACTTGAGCTTAGTTGTCATCGATGAAGTACATGTTTTATCTCAGTGGGGACATGATTTTAGACCATCGTATTTAAGAGCGGTTGGCTTGATAGCTGGGCTGGCTAATCATCCAAATGTCATGGCATTGACAGCAACTGCGACTGAAAAAGTACAAGCGGATTTAGTAAAGATATTGGCGATTGATAAAACTGTTAAAACAGGTTTTGCCAGAGGTAATCTTGCCATAAAAATCGAAAAAGGCTTATCAAGTGGTGACAAATTAAAATTTGTCGTTGCTTATGTTAAAAATCATCCTGATGATGTTGGCATTATCTATGCTGGTACACGTAAAAAAGTAGATGAACTGGCAGCCTTGCTGGCAAAATCTGGCATTGTTTCTGGTCGCTATCACGCTGGCATGTCTGATGTAGAACGCGAAGCTGCTCAAAATGGTTTTTTATATGATGAATTTCAGGTCATCATCGCGACCAATGCCTTTGGTATGGGGATTAATAAAACAAATGTACGGTATGTGATTCATCTAGGTATGCCTGGATCGATTGAAGCATACTACCAAGAAATTGGGAGAGCGGGTCGAGACGGCTTGCCAAGTGAGACGATTTTGTTGTATTCCGCACGTGATATCCAACTTCAACGTTTTTTTATTGACAATGCAGAAAATCAAGATCCGTCTTATAGGCACCGAGAACTAGCAAAGTTACAAGAGATGACGGCATTTTCAGCTACAGAAGCTTGTCTGCAACGCTATATCATTCAGTATTTTGGTGAAGAGATGGCACCGTGTGGTACTTGTTCTACTTGTACAGATACACGTGAGTTAACTGACATGACAGTCGCCGCACAAAAAGTGTTATCAAATATCGTTAGAATGAGCCAGTTACGTGAAGGTCATTATTCAAGGACACAGGTTGTGAGTGTCCTAAGAGGGAAGTTAGCTGAAAAAATGCGTTGGACTGGTTTTGATACGCTCTCTACTTATGGGTTAATGTCAGACTGGTCAGTAAAAAAATTAAATCATTTTGTTGATTACTTGGTTGCGGATGGCTATCTTCTGGTCGCAGGAGAGTATAACGGACTCAGTATGTCTGAAAAAGGCGTTCAGGTATTAAAATCTGAACAACAAGTGATGATGCGTGAGATAAAAGTTGCTGAAGCCATCCAGAAATCTGTTGCAAGTAAACGTGAAGTTGGTGGTAAGCTGTTCGAATTACTCCGAAAACAACGCGCAGCCTTTGCCAAAACACTTTCTCTACCACCATTTATGATTTTTTCGGATCAAGTATTGATGAATTTGGCTGAGGCAGAACCGACAAGCCTATCACAAATGCTAACCGTGTCTGGTATAGGTGAAAAAAAAGCTGCCCAATTCGGCCAAGCCTTCTTAACAGTTATCAAAGAATTTAGTGAGACAAGTTGA
- a CDS encoding oxidoreductase — protein sequence MNKNVWMITGSSTGLGKALVSYLLSQDCLVVATARQIQAIKTYIPNWQHLDNLLILEVDVTNQMQIHLAVQTVIEKWGTIDVLVNNAGYAYFSSIEFANTDEIKQLFDVNVWGVKNMLDEILPIMRQNKKGDIMNVSSLGGLRAFAGFGYYHATKFALEGLSESLALEVKPLGIHVTLLEPGDFKTDFASRSAKENKSVHPAYTNTAGKNIQNLKALSGNQPGDPQKAAKLIYNLQQSSDNPLHFLMGSDAYLRATEKLNALKTAFEQNYQQIISTDYEQ from the coding sequence ATGAATAAGAACGTATGGATGATAACAGGGAGTTCCACAGGCCTTGGCAAAGCCCTAGTTAGCTACTTACTCTCACAAGACTGTTTAGTTGTTGCAACAGCACGGCAGATACAGGCGATTAAAACCTATATTCCTAACTGGCAACACCTAGATAATCTACTGATTTTAGAAGTCGATGTCACCAATCAAATGCAAATTCATTTGGCAGTACAGACAGTAATAGAAAAGTGGGGAACAATCGATGTCCTTGTGAATAATGCAGGGTATGCCTATTTCTCATCTATTGAATTTGCTAATACTGACGAGATTAAGCAGCTATTTGACGTGAATGTCTGGGGTGTTAAAAATATGTTAGATGAGATTTTGCCAATCATGCGTCAAAACAAAAAAGGAGACATTATGAACGTCTCCTCTTTAGGAGGTTTAAGAGCTTTTGCTGGATTTGGTTATTACCATGCGACAAAATTTGCACTAGAAGGGCTATCTGAAAGTTTAGCTCTTGAAGTTAAACCACTTGGTATTCATGTCACCTTATTAGAACCAGGTGATTTCAAGACAGATTTCGCCAGTCGATCAGCTAAAGAGAATAAAAGCGTCCATCCGGCGTACACTAACACAGCTGGTAAAAACATCCAAAACTTAAAAGCGCTATCTGGCAATCAACCTGGAGATCCCCAAAAAGCTGCCAAACTGATTTATAATTTACAGCAGTCTAGTGATAACCCTCTACATTTTCTGATGGGTTCCGATGCTTACTTGAGAGCTACTGAAAAATTAAATGCGTTAAAAACTGCTTTTGAGCAAAATTATCAGCAAATAATCTCGACAGATTATGAGCAATAA
- a CDS encoding MerR family transcriptional regulator: MYTVKDVSKQFNISPHTLRFYANKALFPNITRNKQNIRLFSDKDLEYVEMVLALRHTGMSLPSIKAYIDLCAIGDDSVMQRSEIIADELREAENKLTESIQQRDILRNKLAYYQEAIKKGEKSVIWGVNKQL; this comes from the coding sequence ATGTATACAGTCAAAGATGTTTCAAAACAGTTTAACATATCGCCACATACCTTAAGATTTTATGCTAATAAGGCGTTATTCCCAAATATTACTAGAAATAAACAAAATATACGCCTATTTTCTGATAAAGATCTGGAGTATGTTGAAATGGTCTTAGCATTACGTCATACTGGCATGTCCTTACCAAGTATAAAAGCCTATATTGACCTTTGCGCTATCGGCGATGACAGTGTGATGCAGCGTTCAGAGATCATAGCAGATGAATTGAGAGAAGCTGAAAATAAACTAACAGAAAGTATCCAACAAAGAGATATTTTAAGAAATAAACTAGCCTACTATCAAGAAGCCATCAAAAAAGGTGAGAAGTCTGTTATATGGGGAGTGAACAAACAGTTGTGA
- a CDS encoding nitroreductase family protein — protein MTYLNFLNDRASVRTFDPNYEISDREIQEMMQSAANAPSSNNFQPWKIIAVKHKEKQDVLRTFAYGQNQVKDASVVFIIFGDKTLYDADKLMDFNVQLGTITEADRSSKMTHISTYLNLHPEDIGIEGLKFDSGLFSMNLMHVIRAFGYDSVPMRGVDFDNIKNYLDVPANYEAMLLLPVGKALKPGYPHVRYPLDELFTLIK, from the coding sequence ATGACTTACTTAAACTTTTTAAATGATCGTGCTTCTGTAAGAACGTTTGATCCCAACTATGAGATCTCAGACAGGGAGATCCAAGAGATGATGCAAAGTGCCGCAAATGCACCATCAAGTAATAACTTCCAACCTTGGAAAATTATTGCAGTAAAACACAAAGAAAAACAAGACGTCCTCAGAACATTTGCTTATGGTCAAAATCAAGTTAAAGATGCCTCTGTTGTTTTCATAATCTTTGGAGATAAGACATTATATGATGCAGATAAACTTATGGATTTTAATGTCCAACTTGGTACGATAACAGAAGCAGACAGAAGCTCTAAAATGACACATATCTCAACCTATCTAAACTTACATCCAGAAGATATCGGCATTGAAGGATTGAAATTTGATAGTGGCTTATTTTCAATGAATCTGATGCATGTTATCCGTGCTTTCGGCTATGACTCAGTACCGATGAGAGGGGTAGATTTTGATAACATAAAAAACTACCTTGACGTCCCCGCTAACTACGAAGCCATGTTGCTCTTACCTGTTGGTAAAGCTCTAAAACCAGGCTATCCACATGTGCGGTATCCTTTAGATGAGTTATTTACACTTATTAAATGA